One window from the genome of Dyella sp. A6 encodes:
- a CDS encoding APC family permease — protein MTTETSPNAYLRRLGVWDGAMIVIGGVIGAGIFRTPATVAARTSSGLPLLALWVLGGLLTLAGVLCYAELGSRRPQAGGIYLYLREAFGNVPAFLFGWTMALINYPGSVAAVATTFADYFCEAIGLPLLWLKPVAVAAIVFIVGVNLFGIRAGALMQNIFAVLKLGAIALLVAVGLALAHGHLGGVLAADTVHPASRGAFVGALLPVLFSYGGFHYLNDLAGEVRDPQRTLPRALALGMTGVVVAYVLANVAYLAGLGHAGLAASQAPAADLVSHLFGSTGAKVIAVGIACSTFGYCSIAIAGGARVLQTMGADGMLFRAVGYIDRRTRAPQVALAVLGAWTVVLTLWGNFGQLVDYTTVGEWLGHAFGIGTLFWYRWKFVDEPAPFRVPLFPLLPLLFVVTVLGVIVATTIETPGDAGMSLLIIALGLPVYALWRVWQRRSAH, from the coding sequence ATGACGACCGAAACCAGTCCCAACGCCTACCTGCGCCGTCTCGGCGTATGGGACGGCGCGATGATCGTGATCGGCGGCGTGATCGGCGCCGGCATCTTCCGCACACCGGCCACGGTGGCTGCACGCACCTCGTCCGGCTTGCCGCTGCTGGCCTTGTGGGTGCTGGGCGGCCTGCTCACGCTGGCCGGGGTGCTGTGCTACGCCGAGCTGGGTTCGCGGCGCCCGCAGGCGGGTGGCATCTACCTGTACCTGCGCGAGGCGTTCGGCAACGTGCCGGCCTTCCTGTTCGGTTGGACGATGGCGCTGATCAACTACCCCGGCAGCGTGGCCGCGGTGGCTACCACTTTCGCCGACTATTTCTGCGAGGCCATCGGCCTGCCGCTGCTGTGGCTGAAGCCGGTGGCGGTGGCGGCGATCGTGTTCATCGTGGGGGTCAACCTGTTCGGCATCCGCGCGGGCGCGTTGATGCAGAACATCTTCGCAGTGCTGAAGCTGGGCGCGATCGCCCTGCTGGTCGCGGTAGGGCTGGCACTGGCACACGGTCACCTGGGTGGCGTGCTGGCGGCGGACACCGTGCATCCTGCATCGCGCGGCGCCTTCGTCGGCGCACTGCTGCCGGTGCTGTTCAGCTACGGCGGCTTCCATTACCTCAACGACCTGGCCGGCGAAGTGCGCGATCCGCAGCGCACCCTGCCACGGGCGCTGGCGCTGGGCATGACCGGCGTGGTGGTGGCCTATGTACTGGCCAACGTGGCCTATCTGGCGGGGCTGGGGCATGCGGGTCTTGCCGCCAGCCAGGCGCCGGCGGCCGACCTGGTGAGTCACCTCTTCGGCAGCACCGGGGCCAAGGTCATCGCAGTGGGCATCGCCTGTTCCACTTTCGGCTACTGCAGCATCGCCATCGCCGGTGGCGCGCGGGTCCTGCAGACGATGGGGGCGGACGGCATGCTGTTTCGCGCCGTGGGTTACATCGACCGCCGCACGCGCGCGCCGCAGGTGGCGCTGGCCGTGCTGGGTGCATGGACGGTCGTGCTCACGCTGTGGGGCAATTTCGGCCAGCTGGTCGACTACACCACGGTGGGCGAGTGGCTCGGTCACGCGTTCGGTATCGGCACGCTGTTCTGGTACCGCTGGAAGTTCGTCGACGAGCCGGCGCCGTTCCGAGTGCCGTTGTTTCCGTTGTTGCCGCTGCTGTTCGTGGTGACGGTGCTGGGAGTGATCGTGGCCACCACGATCGAGACGCCGGGGGACGCCGGCATGAGCCTGCTGATCATCGCGCTGGGCCTGCCGGTGTATGCATTGTGGCGAGTCTGGCAGCGACGCAGCGCGCACTGA
- the dinB gene encoding DNA polymerase IV, whose translation MDAFYASVEQRDDPSLRGKPVVVAWRGARSVVCAASYEARTFGVRSAMPAIRAERLCPDAVFVPPDFARYKAVSRQIREIFARHTDLIEPLSLDEAYLDVTANRTGLPSATATAEAIRAAIRAETNLTASAGVAPNKFLAKIASDFRKPDGLFVVRPHEVLEFLTPLPANRLPGVGKVMESKLAALGIATVGELRAFPAGEMEERFGRWGRRLHELSLGIDEHPVTPDRPTLQVSAEDTFEHDLRLDELEPHIRRLAEKAWAAHQREAQTGRVARTVVLKLKTADFHTLTRSLTPSSRPSSVVELADIACALRSRVERPADSRYRLVGVGLAGFVDADSYAAQRDLFDQ comes from the coding sequence ATGGACGCGTTCTACGCGTCGGTGGAACAGCGTGACGATCCCTCGCTGCGCGGCAAGCCGGTGGTGGTGGCCTGGCGCGGGGCGCGTTCGGTGGTGTGTGCCGCCAGCTACGAGGCGCGGACCTTCGGTGTGCGTTCGGCAATGCCGGCGATTCGCGCCGAACGGCTATGTCCGGATGCTGTGTTCGTGCCTCCCGACTTCGCGCGCTACAAGGCCGTGTCACGGCAGATCCGCGAGATCTTCGCGCGCCATACCGACCTGATCGAACCGCTGTCGCTGGACGAGGCCTATCTCGACGTCACGGCGAACCGGACCGGCCTGCCCTCGGCCACCGCCACCGCGGAAGCGATCCGCGCGGCGATCCGCGCGGAAACCAACCTGACCGCGTCGGCGGGCGTGGCGCCAAACAAGTTCCTGGCCAAGATCGCCTCGGACTTCCGCAAGCCCGACGGCCTCTTCGTGGTGCGCCCGCACGAGGTGCTGGAGTTCCTCACGCCGTTGCCGGCGAATCGCCTGCCCGGCGTGGGCAAGGTGATGGAAAGCAAGCTCGCCGCGCTGGGCATCGCGACCGTCGGCGAGCTGCGTGCGTTCCCGGCCGGGGAGATGGAAGAACGCTTCGGTCGCTGGGGCAGGCGCCTGCACGAGTTGTCGCTGGGCATCGACGAACACCCCGTGACGCCAGACCGGCCAACCCTGCAGGTATCCGCCGAAGATACCTTCGAGCACGACCTCAGGCTCGACGAACTGGAGCCGCACATCCGCCGTCTGGCCGAAAAGGCCTGGGCCGCACACCAGCGCGAGGCACAAACCGGGCGGGTGGCCCGCACCGTGGTGCTGAAACTGAAGACTGCCGATTTCCACACCCTCACCCGCAGCCTGACGCCATCCAGCCGGCCGTCGTCCGTGGTCGAGCTGGCCGATATCGCCTGCGCGCTGCGCAGCCGGGTGGAACGTCCCGCCGATAGCCGGTACCGGTTGGTCGGCGTGGGCCTGGCCGGCTTCGTCGATGCCGACAGTTACGCCGCCCAGCGCGACCTGTTCGATCAATAG
- a CDS encoding MarR family transcriptional regulator: protein MTTRPATTSTDSPLRLDQQVCFALYAANLAMGKLYRKLLAELDLTYPQYLVMLVLWERDSLTVSEIGERLFLDSATLTPLLKRLQAAGLLDRVRSTQDERQVVISLSPAGRALKKRASAVPGEVLCASGCEPDALRKLKRELDKLRGQIAATP from the coding sequence ATGACGACACGCCCCGCCACCACCAGTACCGATTCGCCTCTGCGGCTCGACCAGCAGGTGTGCTTCGCGCTGTATGCGGCCAACCTGGCGATGGGCAAGCTCTATCGCAAACTGCTGGCCGAGCTTGACCTTACATATCCGCAGTATCTGGTGATGCTGGTGCTGTGGGAGCGCGACAGCCTGACGGTGTCGGAGATCGGTGAACGCCTTTTCCTGGATTCCGCCACGCTTACGCCGCTGCTCAAGCGACTGCAGGCTGCCGGCCTGCTCGACCGCGTGCGTTCGACCCAGGACGAGCGCCAGGTCGTGATCAGCCTGAGTCCGGCCGGACGTGCACTCAAGAAACGCGCCAGCGCCGTACCCGGCGAAGTGTTGTGTGCATCCGGCTGTGAACCTGACGCCCTGCGCAAGCTCAAACGCGAACTCGACAAGCTGCGCGGCCAGATCGCCGCCACCCCTTGA
- a CDS encoding organic hydroperoxide resistance protein, translating to MSIEKVLYRAHAKATGGRDGHATSSDGVLDVQLTVPKELGGNGATGTNPEQLFAAGYSACFIGALKFVAGQEKRVLPADTTIEGTVGIGQIPTGFGIEVELKIHVPGLPREEVEALVQKAHVVCPYSNATRGNIDVTLTVV from the coding sequence ATGTCCATCGAAAAAGTCCTGTATCGCGCCCACGCCAAGGCCACCGGCGGTCGCGACGGCCACGCCACCTCTTCCGACGGCGTGCTCGACGTCCAGCTGACCGTGCCGAAGGAGCTCGGCGGCAACGGTGCCACCGGCACCAATCCCGAGCAGTTGTTCGCCGCCGGCTATTCGGCCTGCTTCATTGGCGCGCTGAAATTCGTCGCCGGCCAGGAAAAGCGTGTGCTGCCGGCCGACACCACCATCGAGGGCACCGTGGGCATCGGCCAGATTCCCACCGGCTTCGGTATCGAGGTCGAGCTGAAGATCCATGTGCCCGGCCTGCCGCGTGAGGAGGTGGAAGCGCTGGTGCAGAAGGCGCATGTCGTGTGCCCGTACTCCAACGCCACCCGCGGCAACATCGACGTGACGCTGACCGTGGTCTGA
- a CDS encoding RNA polymerase sigma factor: MDDIHHPDRALVDAVLANRPGAFERLVHTHQRLCWHLILRMVRDPEDARELCQDTFLRVHQCLHQYRGECALKSWIGRVAYHLALRHLQRKRLPLAGTHDDDGVALVENIGDGFDLEAACADAEMLHHLHEAIETLPPLQRTLLTLYHLEELSIPDIAEITGLPVGTIKSHLFRSRLRVRDALATRTGVAA; encoded by the coding sequence ATGGATGACATCCACCACCCCGACCGCGCGCTGGTCGACGCCGTGCTGGCCAACCGGCCGGGGGCGTTCGAGCGCCTGGTCCACACGCACCAGCGCCTGTGCTGGCATCTCATCCTGCGCATGGTGCGCGACCCGGAAGATGCCCGCGAACTTTGCCAGGACACGTTCCTGCGCGTGCACCAGTGCCTGCACCAGTACCGCGGCGAGTGTGCGCTTAAGTCGTGGATCGGCCGCGTGGCCTACCACCTGGCCCTGCGCCACCTGCAACGCAAGCGCCTGCCGCTGGCCGGGACACACGACGACGACGGCGTGGCCCTGGTGGAAAACATCGGCGACGGCTTCGACCTGGAAGCCGCCTGCGCGGACGCGGAGATGTTGCATCACCTGCATGAGGCGATCGAGACGCTGCCGCCCTTGCAGCGCACCCTGCTGACGCTGTATCACCTTGAGGAGCTGTCGATTCCGGACATCGCCGAAATCACCGGCCTGCCCGTCGGCACCATCAAGAGTCATTTGTTCCGGTCGCGCCTGCGCGTGCGCGACGCACTTGCAACCCGGACAGGAGTTGCCGCATGA
- the lpdA gene encoding dihydrolipoyl dehydrogenase: MANTIEIKVPDIGGHENVPIIEVLVSVGDSVAKDQSLITLESDKATMEIPSTAAGTIKALKVKLGDEVSEGAVIAVLEAAGETAPAPAAPAAAPAAAPAPAAVKAPQAAGASGRTADIECKLVVLGSGPGGYSAAFRAADLGVDTVLVERYSTLGGVCLNVGCIPSKALLHAAAVIDEAEAMASHGVSFGAPKIEIDKLRDFKTKVVGQLTGGLAGMAKQRKVRTVQGTGSFVSPHEMEVVTAEGTKLIRFEQAIIAAGSQAVRLPAFPWDDERIMDSTGALELKDVPKKLLVVGGGIIGLEMATVYSGLGSEVTVVEFMDQIIPGADADLVKPLAKRLGGKLKGIHLKTKVTEAKATKKGIEVKYEGESIPETAVFDRVLVAVGRSPNGNKIGADKAGVAVTERGFINVDTQLRTNVPHIFAIGDIIGQPMLAHKAVHEAHVAAEVVAGEKSHFDARVIPSVAYTSPEVAWVGVTEREAKEKGLKVGVGKFPWAASGRAIGIARTEGFTKLIFDEETHRIVGGAVVGVNAGELISELALAIEMGSEAADISLTIHPHPTLGESVGMAAEVYEGTITDLYIPKKKK, translated from the coding sequence ATGGCCAACACCATCGAAATCAAGGTTCCCGACATCGGCGGTCACGAGAACGTGCCGATCATCGAAGTCCTGGTCAGCGTCGGCGACAGCGTCGCCAAGGACCAGAGCCTGATTACCCTGGAATCGGACAAGGCCACGATGGAGATTCCGTCGACGGCGGCCGGCACGATCAAGGCGCTCAAGGTCAAGCTGGGCGATGAAGTGTCCGAAGGCGCCGTGATCGCGGTGCTCGAGGCGGCCGGCGAAACCGCGCCGGCACCCGCTGCTCCCGCCGCCGCTCCGGCAGCCGCGCCTGCGCCGGCTGCGGTCAAGGCCCCGCAGGCTGCCGGCGCGTCCGGCCGGACCGCCGATATCGAGTGCAAGCTGGTTGTGCTGGGCTCCGGTCCCGGTGGCTATTCGGCCGCTTTCCGCGCTGCCGACCTGGGCGTGGACACCGTGCTGGTCGAACGCTATTCGACGCTGGGCGGCGTCTGCCTCAACGTGGGCTGCATCCCTTCGAAGGCGCTGCTGCATGCCGCGGCGGTGATCGACGAGGCCGAGGCGATGGCCTCGCATGGCGTCAGCTTCGGCGCGCCGAAGATCGAGATCGACAAGCTGCGCGACTTCAAGACCAAGGTGGTCGGCCAGCTCACCGGCGGTCTGGCCGGCATGGCCAAGCAGCGCAAGGTGCGCACCGTGCAGGGCACCGGCAGTTTCGTCTCGCCGCACGAAATGGAAGTGGTGACGGCCGAGGGTACCAAGCTGATCCGCTTCGAGCAGGCGATCATCGCCGCCGGTTCGCAGGCGGTGCGCTTGCCGGCGTTCCCGTGGGACGACGAGCGCATCATGGATTCCACCGGCGCGCTGGAACTGAAGGACGTGCCGAAGAAACTGCTGGTCGTGGGCGGCGGCATCATCGGCCTGGAAATGGCCACCGTGTATTCGGGACTGGGCAGTGAAGTGACCGTGGTCGAGTTCATGGACCAGATCATCCCCGGCGCCGATGCCGACCTGGTCAAACCGCTGGCCAAGCGTCTTGGCGGCAAGCTCAAGGGCATCCACCTCAAGACCAAGGTGACCGAGGCCAAGGCCACCAAGAAAGGCATCGAGGTGAAGTACGAGGGCGAGAGCATCCCCGAGACCGCGGTGTTCGATCGCGTACTGGTGGCGGTGGGCCGCTCGCCGAATGGCAACAAGATCGGCGCCGACAAGGCGGGCGTGGCGGTGACCGAGCGCGGCTTCATCAACGTCGACACGCAGCTGCGTACCAACGTGCCGCACATCTTCGCGATCGGCGACATCATCGGCCAGCCGATGCTGGCCCACAAGGCGGTGCACGAGGCACATGTGGCTGCCGAAGTGGTGGCTGGCGAGAAGAGCCATTTCGACGCACGGGTGATCCCGTCGGTGGCCTATACCAGCCCGGAAGTGGCATGGGTCGGCGTGACCGAGCGCGAGGCAAAGGAAAAGGGCCTCAAGGTCGGCGTGGGCAAGTTCCCGTGGGCGGCTTCCGGTCGCGCCATCGGCATCGCCCGCACCGAAGGTTTCACCAAGCTGATCTTCGACGAGGAAACCCATCGCATCGTCGGTGGTGCGGTGGTCGGCGTGAACGCGGGTGAGCTGATCTCCGAGCTGGCGCTGGCGATCGAGATGGGCAGCGAAGCGGCCGACATCTCCCTCACCATTCATCCGCACCCGACCCTGGGCGAGTCGGTGGGCATGGCGGCCGAGGTCTACGAAGGCACGATCACCGACCTCTACATACCGAAAAAGAAGAAGTAA
- a CDS encoding mechanosensitive ion channel family protein, whose amino-acid sequence MTRAAPDIIGSTVWFAAPAAMVPDTVRHGIGQIGKWLSLGVHFGGVDVTVGSVLGALLLFAAFLVVARVVKGLLHGYVERHEHINRSSVYTVERLLHYLLMVVGALWALSIAGIPMAKMTVFAGALGVGLGFGLQAIFNNFVSGLILLFERSLKVGDFVELSSGLHGHVRDINIRATRVSTNDNIDILVPNSEFVNGRVVNWTLREVSRRIKVPFGVAYGTDKELVKKAALEAAAEVPFTLSMEGPRAPQVWLVGFGDSSLDFQLVVWLDADATRHPGSVTAAYNWALHTALEKYEIEVPFPQRDLHVRSWATPVTGPRPGPVGGGAGENDAVRDVVRDIAETRADQAGDSSARDSGAPPAAS is encoded by the coding sequence ATGACGCGTGCCGCGCCCGACATCATCGGCAGCACGGTGTGGTTTGCCGCGCCGGCTGCGATGGTGCCCGACACGGTGCGCCACGGTATCGGGCAGATCGGCAAGTGGTTGAGCCTGGGCGTCCACTTCGGTGGCGTGGACGTCACCGTCGGTTCCGTGCTGGGTGCGTTGCTGCTGTTCGCGGCGTTCCTGGTGGTGGCACGGGTGGTGAAGGGCTTGCTGCACGGCTACGTGGAGCGGCACGAGCACATCAATCGTTCGTCGGTCTACACGGTCGAGCGTCTGCTGCACTATCTGCTGATGGTGGTCGGAGCGTTGTGGGCGCTCAGCATCGCCGGCATACCGATGGCCAAGATGACGGTGTTCGCCGGGGCCCTGGGCGTGGGTCTGGGGTTCGGCCTGCAGGCGATCTTCAACAATTTCGTCTCGGGGCTGATCCTGCTGTTCGAGCGCAGCCTCAAGGTGGGCGACTTCGTCGAGCTGTCGTCGGGTCTGCACGGCCATGTGCGCGACATCAACATCCGCGCCACCCGCGTCAGCACCAACGACAACATCGACATCCTGGTGCCGAACTCGGAGTTCGTGAACGGCCGCGTGGTGAACTGGACCCTGCGCGAGGTTTCGCGTCGCATCAAGGTGCCTTTCGGCGTGGCCTACGGCACCGACAAGGAGCTGGTGAAAAAGGCCGCGCTTGAAGCCGCCGCCGAGGTGCCGTTCACGCTGTCGATGGAAGGCCCGCGCGCGCCGCAGGTGTGGCTAGTCGGGTTCGGCGACTCCTCGCTGGATTTCCAGCTGGTGGTCTGGCTGGATGCCGACGCCACGCGTCATCCCGGTTCCGTGACGGCTGCCTACAACTGGGCACTGCACACGGCACTGGAAAAATACGAGATCGAGGTTCCATTCCCCCAGCGCGACCTGCACGTGCGCAGCTGGGCCACCCCGGTGACCGGCCCCAGGCCGGGGCCGGTTGGCGGCGGCGCAGGCGAGAACGATGCCGTGCGTGACGTCGTCCGCGACATTGCCGAGACACGGGCCGACCAGGCCGGTGACTCATCTGCCAGAGATTCGGGCGCCCCCCCTGCGGCGTCCTGA
- the aceF gene encoding dihydrolipoyllysine-residue acetyltransferase, translating into MADLKEVRVPDIGGHENVPVIEVMIKPGDRVEKDQSLITLESDKATMEVPAPFAGTVKDVKLKVGDEVSEGALILVLEAEGAAAPAPAPAAAPAPSPAPTPAAAPASAPAVREVHVPDIGGHENVPVIEVMIKAGDRVEKDQSLITLESDKATMEVPAPFAGTVKDVKLKVGDEVSEGALIALIEAEGAAAPAPAPAPAEAPKAAPAPALAPSPARAEPAAVSSAASPRPPVDAGLVMPGDAPYASPAVRAFARELGVDVHQVKGSGRGGRIQREDVSAYVKHALASGARPVQGGTVAAGGGLNLLPWPKVDFSKFGEIEEKPLSRIQKISGANLARNWAMIPHVTQHEDADITELEAFRKQLGAENKDLKVTPLVFQMKAVVAALKEYPQFNASLDDTGEKLILKKYFHIGIAVDTPDGLVVPVIRDVDKKGLLELAAELGEISKKARDKKLGPADMSGGCFSISSLGGIGGTAFTPIVNAPEVAILGVSKAAMKPVWNGKEFAPRLMLPLSLSYDHRVIDGALAARFAVFVARQLGDIRRLLL; encoded by the coding sequence ATGGCCGACCTTAAAGAAGTCCGCGTACCCGATATCGGCGGTCACGAGAACGTGCCCGTCATCGAGGTGATGATCAAACCCGGCGACCGGGTCGAGAAGGATCAGAGCCTGATCACGCTGGAATCGGACAAGGCCACGATGGAAGTGCCTGCGCCGTTCGCCGGCACGGTCAAGGACGTGAAGCTGAAGGTCGGTGACGAAGTTTCCGAAGGCGCGCTGATCCTCGTGCTCGAGGCCGAGGGCGCTGCGGCACCCGCGCCGGCCCCGGCTGCCGCACCCGCTCCCAGCCCGGCGCCGACTCCTGCCGCAGCGCCGGCATCGGCCCCGGCTGTCCGCGAGGTACATGTGCCCGACATCGGCGGTCACGAGAACGTGCCGGTGATCGAGGTGATGATCAAGGCCGGCGACCGCGTCGAAAAGGACCAGAGCCTGATCACGCTGGAATCGGATAAGGCCACGATGGAAGTGCCCGCGCCGTTTGCCGGTACGGTCAAGGACGTGAAGCTGAAGGTGGGCGACGAGGTTTCCGAGGGTGCACTGATCGCGCTGATCGAAGCCGAAGGCGCGGCTGCCCCGGCTCCGGCTCCCGCGCCGGCCGAGGCACCCAAGGCTGCGCCGGCCCCCGCACTCGCGCCGTCGCCTGCCAGGGCCGAACCGGCCGCCGTCTCGTCGGCCGCGTCTCCGCGTCCGCCGGTCGATGCCGGCCTGGTCATGCCGGGCGATGCGCCGTACGCCAGCCCCGCGGTGCGCGCCTTCGCGCGCGAGCTGGGCGTGGACGTCCATCAGGTGAAGGGCAGCGGTCGTGGCGGCCGAATCCAGCGCGAGGACGTCAGTGCCTACGTCAAGCATGCGCTGGCCTCGGGGGCGCGCCCGGTGCAGGGCGGTACCGTTGCCGCCGGTGGCGGCCTGAACCTGCTGCCGTGGCCGAAGGTGGATTTCAGCAAGTTCGGCGAGATCGAGGAAAAGCCGCTCTCGCGCATCCAGAAGATCTCCGGCGCCAACCTGGCGCGCAACTGGGCGATGATCCCGCACGTCACCCAGCATGAGGATGCGGACATCACCGAGCTGGAGGCTTTCCGCAAGCAGCTCGGTGCCGAGAACAAGGACCTCAAGGTCACCCCGCTGGTGTTCCAGATGAAGGCGGTGGTGGCGGCGCTGAAGGAATACCCGCAGTTCAACGCCTCGCTGGACGATACCGGCGAGAAGCTGATCCTGAAGAAGTACTTCCACATCGGCATCGCGGTGGACACGCCCGATGGCCTGGTGGTGCCGGTGATCCGCGACGTGGACAAGAAGGGCCTGCTGGAACTGGCCGCCGAACTCGGTGAGATCTCGAAGAAGGCGCGCGACAAGAAGCTCGGTCCGGCCGACATGTCCGGCGGCTGCTTCTCGATCAGCTCGCTGGGCGGCATCGGCGGTACGGCGTTCACGCCGATCGTCAATGCGCCGGAAGTGGCGATCCTCGGTGTTTCCAAGGCGGCCATGAAGCCGGTGTGGAACGGCAAGGAGTTCGCGCCGCGCCTGATGCTGCCGCTGTCGCTGTCATACGACCATCGCGTGATCGACGGTGCGCTGGCCGCGCGCTTCGCCGTGTTCGTGGCACGGCAGCTCGGCGACATCCGCCGTCTGCTGCTCTGA
- a CDS encoding mechanosensitive ion channel family protein, producing MHFLLPASLIPPNAAAGTVSYYVGIAVRIGMNVLGALVLMVIGIWLARRLANFAERAMGRAKFDSTLVGFLRNLVYGVLVALLAVMALGVLGVPSAPLVAALGTAGLAVGLALQGSLSNLAWGVLLIIFRPFRVGDFVTVAGVDGTVENINLMHTQLLLPDGREAIVPNGKVGGDAITNYNRRGRRRFELTVGIGYKDDIGAAMAEIRELFAADPRILKDPEPGVWTKGLGESSVDLVVRAWTRSADIWATQTDLLRAIKERFDDKGISIPFPQRELTVVQGVLPVGAQQGS from the coding sequence ATGCATTTTCTTCTACCCGCCAGCCTCATCCCGCCGAATGCGGCGGCAGGCACTGTTTCCTATTACGTCGGCATTGCCGTGCGCATCGGCATGAATGTGCTGGGTGCGCTGGTCCTGATGGTGATCGGCATCTGGCTGGCCCGGCGCCTCGCGAATTTCGCCGAGCGTGCGATGGGGCGCGCCAAGTTCGATTCCACCTTGGTCGGATTCCTGCGAAATCTTGTCTATGGTGTACTGGTTGCGCTGCTGGCGGTGATGGCGCTGGGCGTGCTTGGCGTGCCGTCGGCTCCGCTGGTGGCCGCGCTGGGTACCGCCGGCCTGGCTGTCGGTCTGGCCCTGCAGGGCTCGCTGAGCAACCTGGCCTGGGGTGTGTTGCTGATCATCTTTCGTCCGTTCCGGGTCGGCGACTTCGTCACTGTGGCCGGCGTGGACGGTACGGTCGAGAACATCAACCTGATGCACACCCAGCTGCTGTTGCCGGACGGGCGCGAGGCGATCGTGCCGAACGGCAAGGTGGGCGGCGATGCGATCACCAACTACAACCGTCGCGGCCGGCGTCGTTTCGAGCTGACCGTAGGCATCGGCTACAAGGACGACATCGGTGCGGCGATGGCGGAGATCCGCGAACTGTTCGCGGCCGACCCGCGCATCCTGAAGGACCCGGAGCCCGGTGTCTGGACCAAGGGCCTGGGCGAGAGCTCGGTCGATCTGGTGGTCCGCGCGTGGACTCGCAGTGCGGATATCTGGGCGACGCAGACCGATCTGCTGCGCGCGATCAAGGAGCGCTTCGACGACAAGGGCATCAGCATTCCGTTCCCGCAGCGTGAACTGACCGTGGTGCAGGGCGTGCTGCCGGTCGGCGCACAGCAGGGCAGCTGA
- a CDS encoding low temperature requirement protein A: MSDTSASSVSRPAGLMRRRQTAGHHKVTSIELFFDLVFVYAVTQLSHTLLHRLDATGALQVLLLFLAVWWVWVFTSWVTNWLDPERPAVRLLLLAMMLAGLLLSTALPEAFGEHGLLFAVTYVFMQVGRTLFTLWALGDAAPANTRNFRRILLWLSVSGVLWLTGGWHDGPLRAACWVAALMVEYLGPAVGFRVPGMGRSTTADWDVEGGHLAERCSLFVIIALGESVLATGSSFAEAGWNAATVQAFVGGFIGSVAMWWIYFDLGAERGSRSIRRSTDPGRQARVAYTYLHLLIVAGIIVAAVADDLALGHPHAVPAAGAFAVLLGGPGLYLLGNALFKQTVNSTYFPLSHMVGLALLGLLALLAQKLTVADVFMATTAVLVLVAAWESASLRSVRRELASDEPHA; the protein is encoded by the coding sequence ATGAGCGACACCTCTGCTTCCAGTGTGTCCCGCCCCGCCGGTCTGATGCGTCGACGTCAGACGGCCGGGCATCACAAGGTGACCAGCATCGAGCTGTTCTTCGATCTGGTGTTCGTCTACGCGGTGACCCAGTTGTCGCACACTTTGCTGCACCGGCTGGATGCGACCGGGGCGCTGCAGGTACTGCTGCTGTTCCTGGCGGTGTGGTGGGTCTGGGTGTTCACCAGCTGGGTGACCAACTGGCTGGATCCGGAACGGCCGGCGGTCCGGCTGCTGCTGCTGGCGATGATGCTGGCGGGCCTGCTGCTTTCCACGGCACTGCCCGAGGCGTTCGGCGAACACGGTCTGCTGTTCGCGGTGACGTATGTGTTCATGCAGGTCGGACGCACGCTTTTCACGCTGTGGGCACTGGGCGATGCGGCACCGGCGAACACGCGGAATTTCCGGCGCATCCTGCTCTGGCTTTCGGTATCCGGGGTGCTCTGGCTGACCGGTGGCTGGCACGACGGTCCGCTTCGCGCCGCCTGCTGGGTGGCGGCGCTGATGGTGGAATACCTCGGGCCGGCCGTGGGGTTCCGGGTGCCGGGCATGGGGCGCTCGACCACCGCCGACTGGGACGTGGAAGGCGGGCATCTGGCCGAGCGCTGCAGTCTGTTCGTGATCATCGCGCTGGGCGAGTCGGTGCTGGCCACCGGTAGCAGTTTTGCCGAGGCGGGCTGGAACGCCGCGACCGTGCAGGCCTTTGTCGGCGGCTTTATAGGCAGCGTGGCAATGTGGTGGATCTATTTCGACCTTGGGGCCGAGCGGGGCAGCCGGTCGATCCGGCGCTCGACCGATCCCGGTCGGCAGGCGAGGGTGGCCTACACCTACCTGCACCTGTTGATCGTCGCGGGCATCATCGTTGCCGCGGTGGCCGACGACCTTGCGCTCGGTCATCCGCACGCGGTGCCCGCCGCGGGCGCGTTCGCGGTATTGCTGGGTGGGCCTGGGCTGTATCTGCTGGGCAACGCACTCTTCAAGCAGACCGTCAACAGCACGTATTTCCCGCTCTCCCACATGGTCGGCCTGGCGCTGCTCGGGTTGCTGGCGTTGTTGGCACAGAAGCTGACGGTGGCGGACGTGTTCATGGCGACCACGGCGGTGCTGGTGCTGGTGGCGGCGTGGGAAAGCGCCTCGCTGCGTTCGGTGCGCCGCGAGCTGGCGTCGGACGAGCCGCACGCCTGA